Proteins encoded by one window of Salvia splendens isolate huo1 chromosome 14, SspV2, whole genome shotgun sequence:
- the LOC121764657 gene encoding actin-depolymerizing factor 1-like, with amino-acid sequence MANAASGMAVHDDCKLRFLELKAKRTYRYIIFKIEEKQKQVVVEKVGEPTETYEDFAASVPAEECRYCIFDFDFVTAENCQKSKIFFIAWSPDSSRIRSKMIYASSKERFKRELDGIQVELQATDPTEMGLDVIKGRAI; translated from the exons ATG GCAAACGCAGCATCTGGAATGGCAGTTCATGATGACTGCAAGTTGAGATTCTTGGAACTGAAGGCGAAAAGGACTTACCGCTACATCATCTTTAAGATAGAGGAGAAACAGAAGCAGGTTGttgttgaaaaagttggtgagCCAACTGAAACCTATGAGGACTTTGCCGCCAGTGTCCCTGCTGAAGAATGTCGCTATTGCATCTTCGATTTTGACTTTGTGACTGCAGAAAATTGCCAGAAAAGCAAGATTTTCTTTATTGCTTG GTCTCCTGATTCCTCAAGGATCAGAAGCAAGATGATCTATGCTAGTTCGAAGGAAAGATTCAAGAGGGAGCTGGACGGAATTCAAGTTGAACTGCAAGCAACCGATCCAACTGAAATGGGGCTTGATGTTATTAAGGGTCGTGCTATCTAA